TACCGTTTAGAGGCAATGAATGGGCTATACCTTTATGGCAGTCGATACAGGTCAGTTTTTCATCAAAGCCCTTAATGTGTTGCTTATAAGCACGACGACTTTGGGCAGGATAATCCATAGAAGTGAAATCATGACAATTACGACATTCTCGCGAATCCGTACGTTTCATAGACCGCCATACGTTTTCGGCTAACTGGCCACGCTTAGCTTCGAATTTTTCCTTGGTGCTGATACTACCCAGGATTTTATGAAAGACCTCGTTGCTGGCTTGAATTTTCCGTAGCATTTTGTAGGTCCATTCCTTGGGAACGTGACAATCGGGACACGTCGCCCGCACGCCGGTACGGTTGTTGTAGTGAATGGTGTTTTGGTATTCCTTATACACAAACTCACGCATTTCATGGCAGCTGATACAGAAAGATTCCTTGTTAGTGGCTTCCATCACGGTGTTAAAACCGCCCCAAAACACAATGCCGCTCGCAAATCCCACTGTCAGCAACATCCCCAAAGAATATTTGCTGCTGGGACGCAGCAACAGTTGTTTCAATTGTTCTACGTTCATCTTTCCCTACTTGTTATTGCAAAGATTTAACCGGCTCAAATTGGTTTTTCACCAGTGGTTGGGCATTGACCTGGGGTACATGACACTGCACGCAAAAATAGCGTCTAGGTGCCACCTCAGACAGCTCGTTTCCATCACGGTCTTTGAAATGAGTCATACTGATTTTTGTCGCACCGGAACGTTTGGCATTTTTCCAACTGTGGCAGAGCAAGCATTTGTTGGAACGCAAATCGATTTTGTAGCCTTGAATCCGATGAGGAATTAGGGGTGGTTGTTGCACGTAGTTGCGCTCCAATACATCCGTGTCTCCGCTTTGGCGTTTCAGTTCCGGAGCATTCAAGGTAGAATCGATTTCCTTGTCACCACGTAGAGATTTTACGCCTCCGGTGTTAGCCAGGCTTACCGGTACGACAACACAGGTCAAAACACCACCCGCAATCAGCCATTGTTTCAATTTGTTCATGATCGTTTGCCTTTTTGCTAATTTCGTCATATTGCTCTTGGGTTAACTATTGTCCGTTACACCCGCTCCAACTTAACCGCACATTTTTTGTAATCGGTTTGTTTGGAGATAGGACAGGTGGCATCCAAAGTCACTTTGTTGATCAATACGCTGGCGTCAAACCAGGGCACGAACACCACGCCCTGCGGCGGGCGATTGCGCCCACGGGTTTCCACCGTAGCTTTGATTTCGCCTCGACGCGATGCCAGGCGCGCTTCCATACCCCGTTTTAAACCGCGTTTTTTGGCATCCTTCGGGTGCATATAAATCAGGGCATCCGGTACTGCGCGGTATAATTCCGGAACTCGCCGAGTCATGGTACCGGAGTGCCAGTGTTCCAGTACCCGACCGGTTACCAGCCACAAATCGTATTCTTTATCCGGCTCTTCGGGCGCCGGTTCATAGGGCAAAGCAAAGATCCAGGCCTTACCATCCGGTTTACCGTAGAATTCAACACCCTTGCCTTTGGCGACATAAGGGTCATATCCTTCGCGAAACCGCCATTGCGTTTCTTTTCCATCCACCACAGGCCAACGTAAGCCGCGTACTTTGTGGTAAGTGTCAAAGTCCGCCAAATCGTGGGCTTTGCCCCGACCAAAACTGGCATACTCTTCAAACAGGCCTTTTTGGATGTAAAAACCGAAGTCCTTGGCTTCGTGGTTTTCCGTTTCCTTATTGGCCTGACTCAGCGGGAATTTGTTCACATTGCCGTTCTGGAACAAAACCTGGAACAAGCTTTTGCCGCGTAAGGACGGTTCCTGATCCAATAACTCCTTAGGCCAGACTTCGTCGGTTTTAAAGCGCTTGGACAATTCCACAATCTGCCACATATCCGATTTAGCCTCGCCTGGAGGCGGGACTTGCTGATACCAGAACTGGGTGCGGCGTTCCGCGTTACCATAAGCGCCCTCTTTCTCCACCCACATGGCTGTGGGCAAAATTAAGTCGGCCGCTTGGGCTGTTACGGTAGGATAAGCATCAGAGACAACGATAAAATTGTCCGGATTGCGGTAGCCGGGATAGGTTTCTTCATTGAGGTTGGCTGCCGCCTGCATATTGTTGTTACACATAACCCAATAGAAATTCATATCACCGTCTTTGAGTTTGCGGTTATGCAAAACGGCATGAAAGCCCGGTTTACCCACAATAGTGCCCTTGGGCAATTTCCAGATTTTTTCGGCGATTTCCCGATGCTTTTCGTTTTTCACCACCATATCCGCGGGCAAGCGATGGGCGAAAGTACCTACTTCGCGGGCAGTACCGCAAGCGGACGGCTGACCGGTCAAAGAGAAAGGCCCGTTACCGGGCTCGGAGATCTTGCCGGTTAACAGATGCAAATTATAAATAAGATTGTTTACCCAGGTTCCGCGGGTATGCTGGTTCACACCCATGGTCCAGAAAGACACCACTTTGCGTTTGGGATCGGCGTAAAGCTCTGCCAGCTTCTTCAAATCTTTCTTGGGCACACCGGAAATCTCATGGGCCTTTTCCAAGGTATAGGAAGAAACAAATTTTCTGAATTCATCAAAAGAACTGGGCTTGGAACCGCCGGCTTTGTCTGCGTTCTTGGCATTTTTCTGTTTTTCGTGATCGGGACGCAGGCCATAACCGATATCGTCATTGCCCATGCGGAAGTTCACGTGCTGGTTAATAAAGTCTTTGTTTACAGCATTGTGTTGAATGAGATAGTTTGCAATATAGTTGAGGATGGCCAAGTCGCTTTGGGGTTTAAACACCATACCCACATCAGCCAAATCAAAGTTACGATTCTCAAAGGTGGACAACACGGCCACTTTGACATTTTTATTGCTCAAACGCCGTTCGGTTACGCGGGTCCACAAAATAGGATGCATTTCCGCCATATTGGCGCCCCACAACACAAAGGCATCCGCGTGTTCGATATCGTCATAACACCCCATGGGCTCGTCAATACCGAAAGTACGCATGAACCCCGCCACCGCCGAAGCCATGCAATGTCGCGCGTTGGGCTCAAGGTTATTGGATCGAAAACCGGCTTTCATGAGTTTGACCGCCGCATAGCCTTCCCAAACCGTCCATTGCCCGGAACCGAACATACCCAGTGCTGTCGGACCTTTGGCTTTCATGGTGGTTTTTATTTTTTCCGCCATAATATCTAACGCGGTTTTCCAACTGACGGGAGTAAAAGTCCCGTTCTTGTCGTATTTGCCATCGGTCATACGCAACAGGGGTTTTTGCAGACGATCTTCCCCATAGAGTATTTTTGGCAAAAAGTACCCTTTGACGCAGTTCATTCCACGGTTAACCGGAGATTCCGGGTCCGCTTGGGAGGCCACCACTTTACCGTTCTGAGTACCCACCATGACGCTACAACCCACGCCACAAAATCGACAAGGCGCTTTATCCCAGCGAATTTTTTCATCAGACTGCGGTGATTTGGACTTGGCAAATACCGATTGGGTCACAAGGGACAAGGATGATAGAGCTAAAGGCACAATAGAATTTAATTTTAAAAAATGTCTGCGTGAAAATTTCATAGCTGCCTCAATATTGTGTAAACGGATTAGATTTTCTCGGTGGGTTAATGCACGAAAAATTCCAATTAATCTGAGTGGAACACTGGGTTTTATCCCTAACAAATGTATGGCAAAGGCATTTTCGGCCCAAACGTCGGTTTCCTTTAATAACCCGGCGGCAGTATTACGCACAAAATCAAATCAAAGAACCTGTCTGTGTTGGGGAATGTGCAGAGCTGTTTAAATGTAAAAGGTGTGCAAAATTTTTTGGAGGATAGAGCTGTCAATATGCAAATTCCCGGCCTTTGGATTTATACGGACCGTGAACACCTTCCATAACATCGGCAACGGATTCAATCACCGAGAGAAGTTCATATGTGTACTCGGCGGTAATGCGGGCATACTCTGCGTATACTATATAAGCACCTGGGTTGTTGGATTGGAAAACGCAAGTTATATCATTCCTTCGATGGGCGCATAAACCATATTGATCTTTGCTGTGCCCGAAAGAGCCCCCTGGGGAAACCGTGGAATGTATTCGGTGGTCATATTCTTTCAGCCATCGCCGGTGTCACGTGTGCCTCACTCATTCCCATAGAGGGTGTCGCAATCGAAGCCGAACCAATTACTGAGGAGCAAAAACGTATATACGCTTTCCAATATCCCGATACGGTTTCCAAAAACACTCAATTACCTGAGCTTACAAACCGCATACTAACTACCCGCCGACGGCAAAGCACCTACGCCCTCGCAGACTCAAGAGTCGGGTTACTAGAGCGGGGTTACTTAAGTTTTGTTTTCCTCATATCGTTTTCTTGGTACGTACAATCTGGTATGCGCGTCCAAGATAACCTATAGGGGCACTCCAGATATGAACCAAACGTGTAAACGGAAAAAACAGAAATACTGACATGCCCACAAATATATGCAGCTTGTACACAATCGAGACGTCTCGAATTAAATCGGGGTTAGGTTGTAAATAGAGTATACTTTGCACCCAGTTTGCCAATAACACCATAACTGCCGGGTCTCCGGATTTCGCGTGAGAAATGGAAACCGGCAATGTAGCAAGACCCAGGGCAACGGTTAGTACTAACCAACCAAGTATATTGATATCCATCCAACGTGAAGCTGCACGTACTCGCCGGTTTAACATTCGCCGCAACCAAAGCACAACACCACCGATGAAACACATCGCCCCGAAAATCATACCGGCAGTTATTGCTGTCCACTGGTGCGCCATGTCAGAGACTCCAAGCGACAAGAACACCTGGTGAGGAGTCAGCAGGCCAGTGACATGGCCAAAAAACAAAGCAATAATTCCGATATGGAACATATTGCTGCCAAAACGCAGGTATTTCTTCGACAGTAACTGGCTCGAGTCGCTTTTCCAAGTGTATTGCTCGTGGTCAAATCGAATCCAGCTTCCCAGCAGAAAAACGGTTGTAGCGAAATAGGGGTAAACGCCGAAAATTAATGTGTGCAGGTCCATTCTTTCCTCCTCACGCGGCAATAGGGGCAAGTTGCCCTTTGCTTTCGACAACGCGTACCAATGCTGCATAGGGGCTGCCGACTTTCTCCAGATTGACTGCCAATTGTTGTAATACCTTCACTGTCTGACTAAGAAATAAATGTGCTTCAGTTTCATCCAATTCCGAGCTGAATTCCAGGATCATTGGCAGATAGTCCGGTAATTCTTTTTCATCAGCTTGTAATCCAAACTCTTTATAATATTCTGTCAAATCGATCAACGCGGGGCCTCTTCCGCGTTCATCGCCAAACAAGTGATGAGTAAGGTGCAGGCTGTGTTCCGGAACCAGATCAAAGGTCTGCACATACTCTTCCTGTAGTGTTGTCAGTTCCTTTGACTCCAATCGCTGTAAGAAATTTTCCAGCACATCACTATCCCGTGTCGACAGCGGCATCTCTTTCAACATAGTCCGTATGTCCACCACGGCATCAAGTAATTCCTGTTGCGGATAATGCAAAAGCACCGATAGAATTCTGTAAATAGACATATTATTCTCCTGCTACGGCTTGCTTGTGACGATTTCTGTACAAACACCAAGTTTTTGCTAACGTTCATCCGCAGAAGGTGCGGAATCAAGCGACTCCACCGATTCTCTGCGTCGTTCCGGAAACAATGATTTTGCACTGATGCCTGGCGAACTATCGTTACCGAAAGTGAAACCGTTCTGACCTTGAAAACTATGAAAATCTTCCAGACGGGTCTCTTCATGAGCCGTGGGTATGACGAAGCGGTCTTCATAATTGCCAATGGCGAGGTAACGGTACATTTCCTTCGCCTGTTCTTCGGTTATACCGGCAACTTCCAGGGCCCGAGTATCTGCAACTCCTTCAACGTGCACAGAACGCTGATAACTGCGCATTGCAATCATGCGGTTAAGCGCATTGCGAACGGGTTCTTCGTCACCCGCGGTTAACAGGTTGGCAAGATATTTTATCGGAGTTCGCAGTGTGTCTGCGACGGGAATGGCACCATCCGGCCCAGTGGGCAAATTACCCTGGTCGATTTGGGACTGTACAGGTGAGAGCGGTGGCACATACCACACCATGGGTAAGGTGCGAAATTCCGGATGGATCGGAAAGGCAAGCTTCCAATCGATAACCAACTTATAAATTGGCGATTTTTGCGCTGCGATAATCCAATCATCCGGTACGCCATCTATCCGGGCCTGTTTGATGACCTCCGGATCATTGGGGTCCAGAAAAATATCCATGTGAGCCTGATATAAATCCTGTTCATTTGATTTACTGGCCATTGCTTCTATTTTATCAGCGTCATAAAGCATTATACCGTTGTACCGAATGCGACCGACACATGATTCTGAACACACCGTCGGCAGACCAGACTCTACCCTCGGATAACATCCGATGCACTTCTCTGCTTTTCCGGATTCCCAATTGTAGAAAATTTTCTTATACGGACAGGCGCTGACACACATACGCCAGCCACGGCATTTATCCTGATCCACCAAGACGATACCGTCTTCTTCACGTTTATAAATTGAGCCGGAAGGACAGGCTGCCACACACGAGGCATTCAAACAGTGGTTACAAATTCGCGGTAAATACATGTGAAAAGTTTGTTCGAACTCCGAATAGATCTGCTTATCGATATCTTTAAAGTTCTTGTCGCGTGAACGCTTTGAAAATTCCCCTGCCAGATCGTCTTCCCAGTTAGGTCCCCAGGTAATTTTTTCCATGCGTTCGCCATCTATCATGGAGCGAGGACGTGCAGTCGGCGTGGCCTCCGATAAAGGCGCGGTTTGCAAATGCGAGTAATCGAATGTAAACGGTTCGTAATAATCATCGATTTCCGGCATGTCCGGATTTGCGAATATATTTAGCAGTCGTTCCAGCTTGCTGCCGGAGAGTAATTCCAATTTACCATTTTTTAGATGCCAACCACCTCGCCACACCTCTTGATTTTCCCACTGCTTTGGAAAACCAACACCGGGTTTACTTTCGACATTATTGAACCAGGCGTATTCTACTCCCTTGCGATTGGTCCAAACGTTTTTACATGTCACTGAACAGGTATGGCAACCAATACATTTATCCAGGTTAAATACCAGTGAAAATTGCGCACGAACTTTCATCTATATTCTCCTTACCTACCAAACTTTAAAGCGTACTTTGGCCACCATCGTTTACCTTGGTCCAATTCCGGGTGGATTCAATTGCCCCTCACGTTCAGGTGTTAGTGGTCGCTCCAACCAGTCGATATCACGATCCTCTATCTTGTGTAGCACTACAAATTCGTCACGTTGTGAACCCACAGTTCCGTAATAGTTAAAGCTGTACGCAAGCTGTGCATACCCACCAATCATGTGGGTAGGCTTAACCACCACTCGTGTGACGCTATTTAAAATTCCTCCCCGCTTACCCGTGGAATTTGAGCCGGGCACATTCACGTTTTTCTCTTGGGCGTGATACATCATTGCCATCCCATTTGGTACACGTTGGCTCACCACTACCCTGGCTACTGTTGCCCCGTTGACGTTTATTGCTTCCACCCAATCGTTATCTTCAAGTCCGATTTGCTGCGCGTCCTTTTCAGACACCCATATATACGGCCCGCCTCGAAACAACTGCAGCATGCGCAGGTTATCCTGATAAGTACTATGAATCCCCCATTTAGAGTGCGGTGTGATCCAGTTCAACACCAGATGGGGTTTATCTGTTACTTGCGATGGCACACTGATATGGGATTTCATATCCACCGCAGGACGGTAGGCGCAAAATCCTTCGCCGAAAT
This DNA window, taken from Gammaproteobacteria bacterium, encodes the following:
- the narJ gene encoding nitrate reductase molybdenum cofactor assembly chaperone gives rise to the protein MSIYRILSVLLHYPQQELLDAVVDIRTMLKEMPLSTRDSDVLENFLQRLESKELTTLQEEYVQTFDLVPEHSLHLTHHLFGDERGRGPALIDLTEYYKEFGLQADEKELPDYLPMILEFSSELDETEAHLFLSQTVKVLQQLAVNLEKVGSPYAALVRVVESKGQLAPIAA
- a CDS encoding nitrate reductase cytochrome c-type subunit, whose product is MNKLKQWLIAGGVLTCVVVPVSLANTGGVKSLRGDKEIDSTLNAPELKRQSGDTDVLERNYVQQPPLIPHRIQGYKIDLRSNKCLLCHSWKNAKRSGATKISMTHFKDRDGNELSEVAPRRYFCVQCHVPQVNAQPLVKNQFEPVKSLQ
- the narI gene encoding respiratory nitrate reductase subunit gamma; its protein translation is MDLHTLIFGVYPYFATTVFLLGSWIRFDHEQYTWKSDSSQLLSKKYLRFGSNMFHIGIIALFFGHVTGLLTPHQVFLSLGVSDMAHQWTAITAGMIFGAMCFIGGVVLWLRRMLNRRVRAASRWMDINILGWLVLTVALGLATLPVSISHAKSGDPAVMVLLANWVQSILYLQPNPDLIRDVSIVYKLHIFVGMSVFLFFPFTRLVHIWSAPIGYLGRAYQIVRTKKTI
- the napA gene encoding nitrate reductase catalytic subunit NapA, which encodes MKFSRRHFLKLNSIVPLALSSLSLVTQSVFAKSKSPQSDEKIRWDKAPCRFCGVGCSVMVGTQNGKVVASQADPESPVNRGMNCVKGYFLPKILYGEDRLQKPLLRMTDGKYDKNGTFTPVSWKTALDIMAEKIKTTMKAKGPTALGMFGSGQWTVWEGYAAVKLMKAGFRSNNLEPNARHCMASAVAGFMRTFGIDEPMGCYDDIEHADAFVLWGANMAEMHPILWTRVTERRLSNKNVKVAVLSTFENRNFDLADVGMVFKPQSDLAILNYIANYLIQHNAVNKDFINQHVNFRMGNDDIGYGLRPDHEKQKNAKNADKAGGSKPSSFDEFRKFVSSYTLEKAHEISGVPKKDLKKLAELYADPKRKVVSFWTMGVNQHTRGTWVNNLIYNLHLLTGKISEPGNGPFSLTGQPSACGTAREVGTFAHRLPADMVVKNEKHREIAEKIWKLPKGTIVGKPGFHAVLHNRKLKDGDMNFYWVMCNNNMQAAANLNEETYPGYRNPDNFIVVSDAYPTVTAQAADLILPTAMWVEKEGAYGNAERRTQFWYQQVPPPGEAKSDMWQIVELSKRFKTDEVWPKELLDQEPSLRGKSLFQVLFQNGNVNKFPLSQANKETENHEAKDFGFYIQKGLFEEYASFGRGKAHDLADFDTYHKVRGLRWPVVDGKETQWRFREGYDPYVAKGKGVEFYGKPDGKAWIFALPYEPAPEEPDKEYDLWLVTGRVLEHWHSGTMTRRVPELYRAVPDALIYMHPKDAKKRGLKRGMEARLASRRGEIKATVETRGRNRPPQGVVFVPWFDASVLINKVTLDATCPISKQTDYKKCAVKLERV
- the narH gene encoding nitrate reductase subunit beta → MKVRAQFSLVFNLDKCIGCHTCSVTCKNVWTNRKGVEYAWFNNVESKPGVGFPKQWENQEVWRGGWHLKNGKLELLSGSKLERLLNIFANPDMPEIDDYYEPFTFDYSHLQTAPLSEATPTARPRSMIDGERMEKITWGPNWEDDLAGEFSKRSRDKNFKDIDKQIYSEFEQTFHMYLPRICNHCLNASCVAACPSGSIYKREEDGIVLVDQDKCRGWRMCVSACPYKKIFYNWESGKAEKCIGCYPRVESGLPTVCSESCVGRIRYNGIMLYDADKIEAMASKSNEQDLYQAHMDIFLDPNDPEVIKQARIDGVPDDWIIAAQKSPIYKLVIDWKLAFPIHPEFRTLPMVWYVPPLSPVQSQIDQGNLPTGPDGAIPVADTLRTPIKYLANLLTAGDEEPVRNALNRMIAMRSYQRSVHVEGVADTRALEVAGITEEQAKEMYRYLAIGNYEDRFVIPTAHEETRLEDFHSFQGQNGFTFGNDSSPGISAKSLFPERRRESVESLDSAPSADER
- a CDS encoding NapC/NirT family cytochrome c produces the protein MNVEQLKQLLLRPSSKYSLGMLLTVGFASGIVFWGGFNTVMEATNKESFCISCHEMREFVYKEYQNTIHYNNRTGVRATCPDCHVPKEWTYKMLRKIQASNEVFHKILGSISTKEKFEAKRGQLAENVWRSMKRTDSRECRNCHDFTSMDYPAQSRRAYKQHIKGFDEKLTCIDCHKGIAHSLPLNGK